The nucleotide sequence GACGGTCAAGATACTCCCCGTCGGGATCGACATGGGCCAGCTCAGGTCGGTGGTCTCGGCGCCGGAGACGGAGGATGCGGTGCGGCGGGTGACCGAGGCGTACAAGGGGCGGCGCCTCATGGTCGGCGTCGACGACGTCGATCTGTTCAAGGGGATCGGGCTCAAGTTCCTGGCGATGGAGCAGCTGCTCGTGGAGCACCGGGAGCTCCGCGGCCGCGCCGTGCTTGTGCAGATCGCCAACCCTGCGCGCAGCGAGGGGCGCGACGTGCAGGGCGTGCAGGACGAGGCCAGGGCCATCAGCGCCCGGGTCAATGCGCGCTTCGGCACCCCCGGGTACACGCCGATCGTGCTCATCGACGGCCCCGTGACGCCGCAGGAGAAGGCCGCCTACTACGCGGCCGCCGAGTGCTGCGTGGTGAGCGCTGTGCGCGACGGGCTCAACCGGATTCCCTACATCTATACGGTGTGCCGGCAGGAGAGCACCGCGCTTGGAGACGAGGCGCCCAAGCGGAGCGTCATCGTGCTCTCCGAGTTCGTCGGTTGCTCCCCGTCCCTCAGCGGCGCGATCCGCGTCAACCCGTGGAGCGTGGAGTCCGTCGCGGAGGCCATGAACGCCGCGCTGCGGATGCCCGAGGCCGAGCAGCGGCTGCGGCATGAGAAGCACTACAAGTACGTGAGCACCCACGACGTCGCCTACTGGGCGCGGTCCTTCGACTCGGACCTGCAGCGCGCCTGCAAGGACCATTTCTCGCGCCGGCATTGGGGGATCGGGTTCGGCATGAGCTTCAAGGTGGTGGCCCTTGGCCCCAATTTCCGGCGGCTCTCCGTGGAGCACATTGTCCCGTCGTATCGGAGGACGGAGAACCGGCTGATTCTCCTGGACTACGACGGCACCGTGATGCCGGAGAATTCCATCGACAGGACGCCGAGCAGTGAGGTCATCTCTGTGTTGAATCGTCTGTGCGAGGACCCCAAGAACAGAGTGTTCATCGTGAGCGGGCGGGGGAAGGACGAGCTGAATAGGTGGTTCGCCCCCTGCGAGAAGCTGGGCATCGCCGCGGAGCACGGTTACTTCACAAGGTAAAAATCTTCCTACACTGTTCCACCAGCCAAGATCTGCTAGTTGGTACCACGTTTGCTTTGCTTGGATTTGGGTTCTTACTGTTGCAGATTTGGTCTACAGAATAGAATGGTTACGAATTCATTAAGCAATGGTACCGGTACGACTGGGAGCCGTACATTTAAGGAAAACATTCACTGACCGACATGTCTAGTCTTTACTCTTTAGATCATTTTTGCTAGCAGTAGTACTCTTGCTTTTAGAACAAATCCTAGGAGGAGCATTCGTACTAGTAGTATTCCTGATGCGTTGGCCAATCACTTTTGGTTACAACTTAGAAAGAGCATTACTATTCCTATAACGTGCAGTAGGCCGATACATGACGGGTCACCGACTCTTGTGCTGCAGGTGGAGCAGGGACGCGCCATGGGAGACCTCAGGATTGGCCGCCGATTTCGACTGGAAGAAGACCGCAGAGCCGGTGATGCAGCTGTACACGGAGGCAACAGATGGCTCCTACATCGAGCACAAGGAGAGTGCCATCGTCTGGCACCACCACGAGGCGGATCCGGACTTTGGTTCCTGCCAGGCCAAAGAGCTGCTCGACCATCTCGAAAACGTGCTCGCCAACGAACCCGTGGTGGTGAAGAGAGGCCAGCACATCGTCGAGGTTAACCCCCAGGTGAGCGGCGAGCCAAACGCGTGCATGCCTTGTTTTCTCCGCTCATTAATTTATTCTATAGATATGCTCGTTGGTTGTTCAATTCAATTTTTTTTCCTGAATGTGAATGAAACGTGCCGATCGACTAGACGTAGctttcaaaccaaaaggcatcggATAAGGATTGATCTAATCCAATCCAGTCCTCATCCACTACATGCTGCGACAATCTGTATCTTCTGCAC is from Miscanthus floridulus cultivar M001 chromosome 7, ASM1932011v1, whole genome shotgun sequence and encodes:
- the LOC136467890 gene encoding probable alpha,alpha-trehalose-phosphate synthase [UDP-forming] 11 isoform X1, which encodes MPSLSCHNLLDLAAADEVPLPSPTPLRLPRVMTVASPASPTSPSPPAPPRRVIVSHRLPLRASPDPAAPFGFNFSVDSGTVAYQLRSGLPANAPVLHIGTLPAAAAEAASDELSNYLLANFSCLPVYLPTDLHHRFYHGFCKHYLWPLLHYLLPLTPSSLGGLPFQRTLYNSFLSANRAFADRLTEVLSPDEDLVWIHDYHLLALPTFLRKRFPRAKVGFFLHSPFPSSEIFRTIPVRDDLVRALLNADLVGFHTFDYARHFLSACSRLLGLDYQSKRGYIGIEYYGRTVTVKILPVGIDMGQLRSVVSAPETEDAVRRVTEAYKGRRLMVGVDDVDLFKGIGLKFLAMEQLLVEHRELRGRAVLVQIANPARSEGRDVQGVQDEARAISARVNARFGTPGYTPIVLIDGPVTPQEKAAYYAAAECCVVSAVRDGLNRIPYIYTVCRQESTALGDEAPKRSVIVLSEFVGCSPSLSGAIRVNPWSVESVAEAMNAALRMPEAEQRLRHEKHYKYVSTHDVAYWARSFDSDLQRACKDHFSRRHWGIGFGMSFKVVALGPNFRRLSVEHIVPSYRRTENRLILLDYDGTVMPENSIDRTPSSEVISVLNRLCEDPKNRVFIVSGRGKDELNRWFAPCEKLGIAAEHGYFTRWSRDAPWETSGLAADFDWKKTAEPVMQLYTEATDGSYIEHKESAIVWHHHEADPDFGSCQAKELLDHLENVLANEPVVVKRGQHIVEVNPQVSGEPNACMPCFLRSLIYSIDMLVGCSIQFFFLNVNETCRSTRRSFQTKRHRIRIDLIQSSPHPLHAATICIFCTNRIVNQHGPCPCGLGNPRELRGPPCGCGLFNCAPPKAIRHTTEFVSLSATSWKFLGLVEEANNIVTCAKNILVLSCRASAKAWLWKASCRLWSKRGSRRTSCCASATTGRTRTCSRASCAPPTAA
- the LOC136467890 gene encoding probable alpha,alpha-trehalose-phosphate synthase [UDP-forming] 11 isoform X2 — its product is MPSLSCHNLLDLAAADEVPLPSPTPLRLPRVMTVASPASPTSPSPPAPPRRVIVSHRLPLRASPDPAAPFGFNFSVDSGTVAYQLRSGLPANAPVLHIGTLPAAAAEAASDELSNYLLANFSCLPVYLPTDLHHRFYHGFCKHYLWPLLHYLLPLTPSSLGGLPFQRTLYNSFLSANRAFADRLTEVLSPDEDLVWIHDYHLLALPTFLRKRFPRAKVGFFLHSPFPSSEIFRTIPVRDDLVRALLNADLVGFHTFDYARHFLSACSRLLGLDYQSKRGYIGIEYYGRTVTVKILPVGIDMGQLRSVVSAPETEDAVRRVTEAYKGRRLMVGVDDVDLFKGIGLKFLAMEQLLVEHRELRGRAVLVQIANPARSEGRDVQGVQDEARAISARVNARFGTPGYTPIVLIDGPVTPQEKAAYYAAAECCVVSAVRDGLNRIPYIYTVCRQESTALGDEAPKRSVIVLSEFVGCSPSLSGAIRVNPWSVESVAEAMNAALRMPEAEQRLRHEKHYKYVSTHDVAYWARSFDSDLQRACKDHFSRRHWGIGFGMSFKVVALGPNFRRLSVEHIVPSYRRTENRLILLDYDGTVMPENSIDRTPSSEVISVLNRLCEDPKNRVFIVSGRGKDELNRWFAPCEKLGIAAEHGYFTRWSRDAPWETSGLAADFDWKKTAEPVMQLYTEATDGSYIEHKESAIVWHHHEADPDFGSCQAKELLDHLENVLANEPVVVKRGQHIVEVNPQGISKGVVVESLLSSMVKTGKPPDFVLCIGDDRSDEDMFESIVCPSNSSVKLPASSEVFACTVGKKPSMAKYYLDDTVDVIKMLDGLASAPTQRPRPAVQLRVSFEGSL